The genome window CGGATATGCCGTCCGGCTTGGCGGGAATGACACTATATCACGAGGGTTAATATTGTCCAATATCGGTGTTCCTCTATGCCGGGGATGCCCCTGCCCGAAGGCGGTAGTTCCGCGGGGTCATCCCGAACCGTTTTTTGAACAGCCTGAAAAAACAGTTCGCATCGTTGAACCCGGTGGAGTAGGCGCTGCGGCTGATCGGGAGCGATGTGCCGGCGATGGGCTTTTTCGCATGATCGA of Spirochaetota bacterium contains these proteins:
- a CDS encoding helix-turn-helix domain-containing protein; translated protein: MPAPPLRQRRAQVRCGECRLDHAKKPIAGTSLPISRSAYSTGFNDANCFFRLFKKRFGMTPRNYRLRAGASPA